In Treponema primitia ZAS-2, a genomic segment contains:
- the wbaP gene encoding undecaprenyl-phosphate galactose phosphotransferase WbaP gives MNLEKYSIIPHAITMTLNDFDVWYRTRYRRTSSALTTTMMIIADLFGVMLSFGAGFFMVNLYNMSAINFKSFITYWPYLPVFIIIFYVSQLYPGVFLAPAEELKNFTISSLMAHGGIIFSRYIEDQEFDAISVAFIVSFVFSTIILLICRSGMRVFLQKTNLGGIPAVVFGGEDTGQMVVDRCLKHRIGYLPVLILDDDPSTGNDYQGVPIIHDTSIGAELVKRYNIKMAIVAMPKADRDRLAHLLNYSISAFRYNVLIPDFFGVTNIWMAVRDFDGILGFASSQRLKMFWNLGIKRLIDLGIVIIGGIIILPFLLFIALLIKLTSPGPVLYGHTRLGRNGKHFKAYKFRSMVVDAKEQLELMLESNPRIREEWEANHKLKDDPRVTGIGRFLRRTSFDEFPQIINILRGEMSLVGPRPVVDDEVERYGEDYNRIFSVKPGLTGLWQVSGRSDTNYGERVAFDTYYLQSWSVWLDLWILYKTVGVVLKGKGAY, from the coding sequence TTGAATCTTGAAAAATATTCAATAATCCCCCATGCTATAACCATGACCTTAAATGATTTCGATGTCTGGTACCGAACTAGATACCGGCGCACCAGTTCCGCCCTTACCACTACTATGATGATTATCGCGGATCTTTTCGGGGTCATGCTCTCCTTTGGGGCAGGCTTTTTTATGGTCAACCTCTACAATATGAGTGCCATAAACTTCAAATCCTTTATCACCTATTGGCCTTACCTTCCGGTGTTTATCATAATTTTTTATGTATCCCAGTTGTATCCCGGGGTTTTCCTGGCCCCTGCGGAGGAGCTGAAAAATTTTACCATTAGCTCGCTTATGGCCCATGGGGGCATTATTTTTTCTCGGTACATAGAAGATCAGGAATTTGACGCTATTTCCGTGGCCTTCATTGTCAGTTTTGTTTTTTCTACCATTATTCTTCTGATATGCCGCTCGGGTATGCGCGTTTTTTTGCAGAAAACAAACCTAGGGGGCATACCGGCAGTGGTTTTCGGTGGGGAGGATACTGGACAGATGGTTGTGGACCGCTGCCTGAAGCACCGGATAGGGTATCTGCCGGTGCTGATTCTGGATGACGATCCCTCCACAGGGAATGATTACCAAGGTGTTCCCATTATTCACGATACCAGTATCGGGGCTGAATTGGTAAAACGGTATAATATCAAAATGGCCATAGTGGCCATGCCAAAAGCGGATCGTGACAGACTGGCCCATCTTCTGAATTATTCCATCTCCGCATTCCGGTACAATGTACTGATCCCCGATTTTTTTGGGGTTACCAATATATGGATGGCTGTTCGTGATTTTGACGGTATCCTGGGCTTCGCCTCCAGCCAACGGCTGAAAATGTTCTGGAACTTAGGAATAAAACGGTTAATTGATCTGGGTATTGTCATCATCGGCGGAATTATTATCCTGCCCTTCCTGCTCTTCATTGCGTTACTGATAAAGCTTACTTCTCCGGGTCCGGTTCTGTACGGGCATACCAGGCTTGGGCGGAACGGTAAGCATTTTAAGGCCTATAAATTCCGGTCCATGGTGGTGGATGCTAAGGAACAGCTGGAACTCATGCTGGAATCCAATCCAAGGATACGGGAGGAGTGGGAAGCGAATCATAAACTAAAGGACGATCCCCGGGTTACCGGTATCGGAAGATTTTTACGGCGTACCAGCTTTGACGAATTCCCCCAGATTATCAATATCCTCAGGGGAGAAATGAGCCTGGTAGGGCCCCGGCCGGTGGTGGATGATGAGGTTGAAAGATACGGAGAGGATTATAACCGTATTTTTTCTGTAAAACCGGGACTTACCGGACTTTGGCAGGTTTCAGGCCGTTCGGATACAAATTATGGCGAGCGGGTAGCTTTTGATACCTATTATTTGCAAAGCTGGTCCGTGTGGCTCGATCTTTGGATACTCTATAAAACTGTCGGGGTTGTTCTGAAGGGCAAGGGAGCTTATTAA